The Vibrio pomeroyi genome window below encodes:
- a CDS encoding beta-galactosidase, producing the protein MRTFSQIISAREWENQHITHHNLVEAHAPLNGYTSLAEAVGKNSSRALSLNGVWKFQLFDSPELVSEEFVSEYFDDSSWKSIAVPSNWQMQGFDKPIYTNVKYPFADNPPFVPSDNPTGLYRTHFNCTEPELLDTHRLTFDGVNSAFHLWCNGKWVGYSQDSRLPAEFDVSEYLQAGENTLAVMVLRWSDGSYLEDQDMWWLSGIFRDVTLLRKPKVAIEDVRVETQLDACYRDACLKVSTQISKPNPSAQDNHANQANQDQQINRVKVELFDAQGQLISESQIVGLGERVVDEKGPWSEVAEHHISVVNPNKWSAESPYLYRCVVSLLNEHDELVDCEAYDVGFRTVEISSGLLQVNGKPLLIRGVNRHEHHPELGHTMTREGMIQDIKLLKQNNFNAVRTAHYPNHPLWYELCDEYGLYLVDEANVETHGQFPMCRLSNDSSWLNAYMRRMTRLVERDKNHASVIIWSLGNESGIGRNHHAMYQWVKQTDPTRPVQYEGGGADTAATDILCPMYARVDWDLPVVESQPEVTPRVGIRKAIALPNEQRPLILCEYAHAMGNSLGSFDKYWQAFRDNPRLQGGFIWDWVDQGITKTDSSGKQYWGYGGDFGDEINDRQFCINGLVFPDRTVHPTLHEVKKAQQFYQFKLVSASPLVIEVHSEHLFVTSRVETLNWTVTQNGVVTSDGCIELMVDVGESVQIELNGVTIPHTANALNYLNLEVVLNANTAWANKGHVTAIEQLTLPTQPQLILDANLSQFPPKVTETDSLLTVSGDAYQVEFDRLSGTLESWKIKGVEQLASGLRDNFYRAPLDNDIGVSEANRVDPNSWIARWQAMRLDRLTPECIEFSSITQKNGVSVTAIIAHTVEGQVRLLSTWRYQLFTDGEVKLDVDVQAAKGLPSLPRVGLTFALSNVPNSVEWFGRGPHENYPDRKMSAQMGRYQQSIEQMHTPYIFPSDCGLRCDVREAKIGHFELQGDFHFSVSRFGLQQLQKAKHTCDLTEQEQLFVYVDGFHMGVGGDDSWTPSVHDEYKLLKEHYHYQVRFYCG; encoded by the coding sequence ATGAGAACTTTCTCTCAAATCATCTCTGCCCGCGAATGGGAAAACCAACACATCACTCATCATAACCTTGTTGAGGCTCATGCTCCTTTGAATGGTTACACCTCGTTGGCTGAGGCTGTGGGGAAGAACTCGTCACGCGCCTTGTCTCTCAATGGGGTTTGGAAGTTTCAGTTGTTCGATTCGCCTGAGTTGGTCAGCGAAGAGTTTGTCTCTGAATATTTTGATGATTCCTCATGGAAGTCGATCGCAGTGCCAAGCAACTGGCAGATGCAAGGCTTTGATAAACCGATCTATACCAATGTGAAATATCCATTCGCTGATAACCCTCCCTTCGTCCCTAGCGATAATCCGACAGGGCTCTACCGAACGCATTTTAACTGCACGGAACCGGAGCTATTAGATACCCATAGGCTGACCTTTGATGGCGTTAACTCAGCGTTCCATCTGTGGTGCAACGGCAAGTGGGTTGGCTATTCGCAAGACAGTCGATTACCGGCGGAATTTGACGTATCTGAATACTTACAAGCAGGCGAGAACACGCTAGCAGTCATGGTGCTGCGTTGGTCCGATGGTTCTTATCTAGAAGATCAGGATATGTGGTGGCTGAGTGGTATCTTCCGCGACGTCACCTTATTGAGAAAACCAAAAGTCGCCATTGAGGATGTGCGGGTTGAAACTCAACTGGACGCTTGTTATCGAGATGCGTGTTTGAAGGTGTCGACACAAATATCGAAACCAAACCCATCAGCTCAAGATAATCACGCTAACCAAGCTAACCAAGATCAACAAATAAACCGAGTGAAAGTCGAACTGTTTGATGCGCAGGGGCAACTCATCTCTGAGTCTCAAATCGTTGGCTTGGGTGAGCGAGTTGTGGATGAGAAAGGGCCTTGGTCTGAAGTCGCTGAACACCACATTTCAGTGGTGAATCCGAACAAGTGGAGTGCCGAATCACCTTATCTGTATCGTTGTGTGGTGTCATTGCTCAATGAACATGATGAGCTTGTCGATTGTGAGGCTTACGATGTCGGTTTTAGAACCGTCGAGATAAGTAGTGGCTTACTGCAAGTTAACGGCAAACCTCTGTTGATCCGCGGTGTCAATCGACATGAACATCATCCTGAGTTGGGTCATACCATGACGCGTGAAGGTATGATTCAAGACATCAAATTACTGAAACAGAACAACTTCAATGCAGTAAGAACGGCTCACTATCCCAATCACCCATTGTGGTATGAGCTGTGTGATGAATACGGTTTGTATTTGGTTGACGAGGCCAATGTTGAAACTCATGGCCAGTTTCCGATGTGTCGACTGTCTAATGATTCGTCGTGGTTGAATGCTTACATGCGCCGTATGACAAGGTTAGTGGAGCGCGATAAAAACCACGCCAGCGTGATCATTTGGTCGTTGGGTAATGAGTCGGGGATTGGTCGTAATCACCATGCGATGTATCAATGGGTGAAACAAACTGATCCAACACGCCCGGTTCAGTATGAAGGTGGCGGGGCAGATACAGCAGCGACCGATATTTTATGTCCTATGTATGCGCGTGTTGATTGGGATTTACCTGTTGTTGAGAGTCAACCTGAAGTGACACCTCGCGTGGGTATTCGCAAAGCGATCGCTCTGCCAAACGAGCAACGTCCTCTGATTCTCTGTGAGTACGCCCATGCAATGGGGAACAGTCTAGGTAGCTTTGATAAATACTGGCAGGCGTTTAGAGACAACCCAAGATTACAGGGCGGATTTATCTGGGATTGGGTCGATCAAGGGATCACCAAAACCGATTCGAGCGGCAAACAATATTGGGGCTATGGTGGTGATTTCGGCGACGAGATTAATGATCGCCAGTTCTGCATTAATGGTTTGGTATTCCCAGACAGAACGGTACATCCAACGCTGCATGAAGTGAAAAAGGCGCAACAGTTTTATCAGTTCAAGCTGGTGTCTGCATCACCACTGGTGATTGAAGTACACAGCGAACACCTATTTGTGACCAGCAGGGTTGAAACGTTGAATTGGACGGTTACCCAGAATGGTGTGGTGACGAGCGATGGTTGTATCGAATTGATGGTTGATGTGGGGGAGAGCGTCCAGATAGAGCTTAATGGTGTGACTATTCCTCATACGGCCAATGCGCTTAATTACCTCAATCTCGAAGTGGTATTAAATGCCAATACTGCGTGGGCGAATAAAGGCCATGTGACGGCGATTGAACAGCTTACCTTACCCACTCAGCCGCAATTGATATTGGATGCCAACCTCTCTCAATTCCCACCGAAAGTGACTGAAACCGACTCGCTGCTGACGGTGAGTGGTGATGCTTATCAAGTAGAGTTCGACAGATTATCTGGGACATTAGAGAGCTGGAAAATCAAAGGGGTGGAACAGCTTGCTAGTGGTCTTCGAGATAACTTTTATCGTGCTCCATTGGACAACGATATCGGTGTCAGTGAAGCAAACCGCGTCGACCCTAATTCATGGATAGCACGTTGGCAGGCGATGAGGTTGGATAGGCTCACTCCAGAGTGTATCGAATTTTCATCCATCACTCAGAAAAACGGGGTGTCGGTGACGGCAATCATTGCTCACACAGTGGAAGGGCAGGTTCGTTTGTTGTCTACCTGGCGGTACCAATTATTTACCGATGGTGAGGTTAAGTTAGATGTGGATGTGCAAGCGGCGAAAGGTTTGCCTTCTCTGCCACGTGTTGGTTTAACTTTCGCGTTAAGTAATGTTCCAAATAGTGTGGAGTGGTTTGGTCGCGGACCTCACGAAAACTACCCAGATCGAAAGATGTCTGCGCAGATGGGGCGATATCAGCAGAGCATTGAACAAATGCATACCCCGTATATTTTCCCTTCTGATTGCGGCTTGCGTTGTGATGTTCGTGAAGCAAAAATTGGTCACTTTGAGCTGCAAGGAGACTTCCATTTCTCAGTCAGTCGTTTTGGGTTACAGCAGTTACAGAAGGCAAAACACACTTGTGAC
- a CDS encoding extracellular solute-binding protein, translating to MKYVKHIAASAVLAASMSATSFAGTLVINSDASDPAPKEAWGEIINRFEKENPDITVKYNLYDHESYKTTIRNWLVTSPPDVVFWYAGNRMKAFVDRGLFEDVSDIWTDNNMKQDFAAAAPAMTVQGKQYGVPYTYYQWGIYYRKDIFEQYGIGEPKTWEDLKSASATLKENGVAPFAIGTKYLWTAAGWFDYINMRTNGLDFHIQLMDGKVPYSDERVKKTFANWAELVEPGYFLENHASYSWQEAQPFLYNGKAAMYLMGNFITPNFPAELDGKMDFFQFPVIDPSIPMSEDAPMDTLHIPSKAKNKEDARKFLEFVARAENQQLINEMLLQIPTNNKAKAKSDPFLDKGVAMLASTDGTAQFYDRDTDPAMAKEGMKGFQEFMVHPDRIEKILKKLDKVSKRTFK from the coding sequence ATGAAATACGTGAAACATATCGCTGCCTCTGCAGTGCTCGCTGCCTCCATGTCTGCAACATCGTTTGCAGGCACCTTAGTCATCAACTCTGATGCTTCTGATCCAGCGCCAAAAGAGGCGTGGGGTGAGATCATTAACCGCTTTGAAAAAGAAAACCCAGATATTACGGTTAAGTACAATTTGTACGATCACGAGTCGTACAAAACAACGATTCGTAATTGGTTGGTCACTTCGCCGCCGGACGTGGTTTTTTGGTATGCGGGTAACCGAATGAAAGCCTTTGTTGACCGCGGCCTGTTTGAAGATGTGAGTGATATTTGGACTGACAACAACATGAAGCAAGACTTTGCTGCCGCCGCTCCAGCGATGACAGTGCAAGGCAAGCAATATGGTGTGCCATACACGTATTACCAGTGGGGTATCTATTACCGCAAAGACATTTTTGAACAGTACGGCATTGGTGAGCCGAAAACGTGGGAAGACCTGAAATCTGCGTCTGCAACGTTGAAAGAGAATGGTGTTGCGCCATTCGCGATAGGCACTAAATACCTATGGACTGCGGCAGGGTGGTTTGACTACATCAACATGCGTACCAATGGCCTTGATTTCCATATCCAGTTGATGGATGGCAAGGTGCCTTACTCAGATGAGCGTGTGAAGAAAACCTTCGCAAACTGGGCAGAATTAGTTGAACCAGGCTATTTCCTTGAGAATCACGCGTCTTACTCTTGGCAAGAAGCTCAACCTTTCTTGTACAACGGTAAAGCGGCGATGTACCTGATGGGTAACTTCATCACGCCTAACTTTCCTGCTGAGTTGGATGGCAAGATGGATTTCTTCCAATTCCCTGTCATCGACCCAAGTATTCCGATGTCAGAAGACGCGCCAATGGATACGTTACACATTCCTTCTAAAGCAAAAAATAAGGAAGATGCTCGTAAGTTCTTAGAGTTTGTTGCTCGCGCTGAAAACCAACAGCTGATCAATGAGATGCTGTTACAAATTCCGACCAACAATAAAGCCAAAGCGAAGTCTGATCCGTTCTTAGATAAAGGTGTAGCAATGCTCGCTTCTACCGATGGTACGGCTCAGTTCTATGACCGTGATACCGATCCTGCGATGGCCAAAGAGGGCATGAAAGGTTTCCAAGAGTTTATGGTTCACCCTGACCGAATTGAAAAAATCTTAAAGAAACTCGATAAGGTGAGCAAGCGTACCTTTAAGTAA